The region AGCAGAGTATCGTCGTTCTTCAAAAGAATTTATGTTTGGTTACTTTAATAACACATACGAATTAGAGCGAGCCCAGTTTGTGGGTAATAATGCTGTGACCAAACAGCAACAATTACTTGCAATTCAGGAAGAGTTAAATGGCATATATGCAAGCGCTGAGTTGAATCTGTTAGGATATGTTGTTGGCTATGCCGCTTATCAGGATCTTATGGGAACAGCCGATAAGCATGTGAGATCAATTCATGGAGAGATAAGAATGGGCGAAACCCTAAAAAAGATGATCAGTTTTGCCGATGTGAAAGGGTATTATATTCAGAATAACGTTCAGGATTTCAGGGAGTGGAAATCTCCAAGTACTGTAATGGGTTTTAATATTGGGTATAACTATAAAGGTGCTATTGTTGGAATTGATTATCGTTGGACATTCCAAGATTTAAATGGTGATGGACTGATAAGAGGTGGCGAAGAGAAGATAAAAACAATAAGTTTTAGAACTGCTGTCAATTTTTAAGCAACAGTTTGATATTGGTATTATAATTAAAAAGCCGTTAACTATAGGTTAACGGCTTTTTAATGCGGTTGAAATTATTCACTAACTTGTTGCACCTGTATCAACTTTCGATTCAATAGCAGCCTGGATGGTTGTTGATAAATTGGATAGGAAGTCGTATCCAGTCATGCCTTCAATATAGTCAACTGTTGTCCGGTAGTATCCCCATGCTTGACTACTTACGGTTTGGTTGTTTGGCATACAAACTGCAATAATGCGGGTTGATGAGGTTATTCTTGATAAGTCATTTGTTCCAGCAGGCAAAACAACGATAATCTTCCATACATAGGATGGAACCACTATGTTTTTGCTTGATATTGTTGAGTAGGTGCCATTTGAACCGGTTCCACCTTGTCCGTAAGGCCCTGCAATAATGTAAAGTTCATTTCCTGCATCAACAAGAGATCTGCAATAGTTTTCCAAGTTCGCCCATGTTATTTGGTTGTTCTTTGGTGCTTGAGGAACCATGTTGGTCATTAGGAAGGTTGCTGAGTTGTCGGTTGTGCTTGAAGTTCTATCGGCGCTAGGACACATGTGTCCACGGTCGAACCCTGAACCGCTATAGTCGGTTGTGCCAACTTGTACCCATCCTGATGGTAGTGTTGCATCAGCCCTGAAATCATCCTGACGATCAGCCGATCCAATCCATGAAGAGCCCAGGTACCATGAGGTCCAGTTGCATGTAAGTTTGCTATTGTTATAGGATAGAGCATACTGTGTTTTTACCATTAGGTAGTTATTGGCATACGTTGTGCTAGCAACTGCAGATGAGGGATTTCCAAGCATCATGTTGTCGCCATCGGTGCCAGAAGTTGTGCCACCACCAGTATCGCCACCACTTGAAGATGTATAGTCTGATATTGAAATGTTGTCAATGTTAATTCTGTATGAGGTACCTGTGAGTTTGCGAATTTCGAAACGAACATTTCCTGATTGATTAACGGTGAAATTAGCTGCGGTCAAAGTGGTTGATGAAGTTGTAACAGTTGATCCTACCTTGCTCCATGAACTACCACTATTGGTAGACATGTAAAGATCCCAGGTACTAGTACCATCGCTACTGTATTTAGCATGGTAAATAGTAACAGTGCCTGCACCCGTGGTTTTGTTGAACTGCATGGTGAGTTTGCCAGTGCTAGTTATTCTGGCCGATTTCGATCCACTTTTGCGATCGCCTGTTGATGTGCCTATTAGGGCATTGTTGAAATACCAACTTCCGGTTGTTAGGGTTACGCTTGCTGCGGTATAGGATGTTTTGGTACCGCTTTCGAAGGTCTCTGAAAAAGAAGTGGCTTTTTGTGCACTAATTTGATCTTGAGTATTCTGGTTAGGAGTGATGTCTTCCTTTTCGCAGGATACCATTGCTACTAATGCTAATATAGAAACGGTTAGCATTAGGCTCTTTAAAATTGTTTTAATTTTCATATTTTTTAGGTTAAAGGTTGGACTGTAAATGTATGAAGATGCGTTGATTTGGAGTGTAGTGTTTGTGTTTGTTTTTAGTTAAGTTTTGGTTTCTTTTGAGATGGAAATGAGGTATTATTAAAAATATCTGGTTTTTATTCTATATGATTTTCATAGTAATTGCTGAGTGACTCTAATTTATTAGTAGTTAGTTGTTCTGTAATTTTAACCTATATTAACAATCATGAGGGTGTTTGCTGATTCTGCAGTTGTATTCTTTGAAGTTCCATTTTCTCGCTTTTTAACTTTTCGCACCAACAGTATGTTTTTTTCAAAATTTCGTGTAGGTTTGTATAACGGTTCGTTTAGAATCCTTACACTTAACTTAATTATATTTTCATTGTTGTTAAAACATTGAATTATGCGAAGAATAATTTTTACTCTTGGACTTCTGCTCTTGACCTTTTTCATTTATGGTCAGAATGCTGGTGGTAAAAAGAAACCATCGGGGCCTTTTCCTAAAGATTGGGTACTGGTTGAAAAAGGAGGATTGTATGGATTTATTTCGACTGAGGGTAAAGAGATTATAAAACCTCAATATACAAGAGTTTCTGCTTTCGATGAGGTTCAAAGGGGCTGGGCTCAGGTCGAAAAGGATGGTTTTATAGGATTTATTTCAGTTGAAGGGAAGGAGATTGTTAAGCCTCAGTATACAAAGGTGTATGCTTTTGGCGATCTACAACGGGGCTGGGCTTTGGTGGAGATAAACGGATTATTGGGCTTTATTTCGAGCGACGGTAAAGAGGTGGTTAGTCCCAACTATAATAAAATTCACCCATTTGGTGAGATGTATAAGAATCTTGCATTAGTGGAGAAGGATGGCTTATTTGGCTTTATTTCAGGGGAAGGTGCAGAGGTTGCTAAACCACAGTATAATAAGATAAATGCTTTTGGTGAGTTCCAGAAGGATTGGGCAATGGTTGAGAAAGACGGGCTTCTCGGTTTTATAAATGGGGAAGGCAAGGAGATAATTAAGCCACAGTATAACAAGGTATCACCGTTTGGCGAGTATACAAAGAGTTGGGCTTTGGTTCAGAAGGATCGATTCTTAGGATTTATTTCTAACGATGGCAAAGAGATTATTAAACCCCAGTATGATCAGATAAAACCATTTGGTCAGTTTCAGAAGGATTGGGCGATGGTTCAGAAGGATGGTCTTTGGGGCTTTATTTCGTTGGAGGGTAGAGAGGTTGTAAAGCCCAAATATGAAAAAATTAATTTTGGCGATTCCCTTAGTATTAAGTATGGGAAACAATCAGTTGTTGCTGAAGATAATTAGATTCACATAATGGGCTTAGATACATTCTTTGTCTTATTTTATTATCAACCGTCAACGAACAACAATCAACTTATTTCTAACGCTATTGTTTAAATAAAAAGTATCGCTATATTTGCACCATTCAAAATACTATTCTTTTAGCGAAAGGATAGATTTATAGAGAAGAGCGGAGAGAACAGGCTCAATGAACCTCTAGCAACCTGCTACTAAAAGCAAGGTGCTAAAACCTGACCCGAAAGGGTAATTATAACTCTAAACTAAAACGTTATGCTGAGTTTGAAAATTTTAGGTTCAATTTTTGCAACGGGTTACTACACCTGCTTGTCGTTACTTCTTTACAATCAGTTCAGAGTTACTTCTCGAATGCGCCGCTTCGGTCGAATGCGGTAGATAATCAGTTATATTCCTTACGGATTAAACCTATTGCGTTGCGGGCAACGCGAGGGTGCTTGATGCATAGCATCAAAATGAATTTTCACAATACATTAACGAATCTTGTTCATTGAATCACGATCAACGAACAACAATCAACAGACAATAATTTCTATGTCACAAACATATCATTTCGATACCCTGCAGGTTCACGCAGGTCAATGGGTGGATGGCGAAACGCTGTCGAGGGCTGTGCCCATTCATCAAACCACATCATATTTATTTAAAGACTCAGAGCACGGTGCAAATTTGTTTGCCTTAAAGGAGTTTGGCCATATTTACACGCGCCTTAGTAATCCAACCACCGATGTGTTGGAGAAGCGTTTGTCTGCGCTGGAAGGAGGAACGGCTGCTTTGGTAGTTTCCTCGGGACACGCAGCGCAGTTTATTGCGTTGAGCAATATACTTTGTGCTGGCGATAATTTTATTTCATCGCCTTACTTGTATGGCGGTAGCCATAATCAGTTTAAGGTGGCTTTTAAACGCTTAGGGATTGAGGCGCGTTTTGCTGTCAGTCTAAATCCTATTGATTTTAAGACATTGATTGACGAAAATACAAAGGCTATCTACCTCGAAACAATTGGAAATCCTAGTTTCTGTGTGCCCGATTTTGATGAGTTTGCCCGATTGGCCAATCAGTACGCAATCCCATTAATTGTTGATAATACTTTTGCCGGTGCAGGGTATTTATGTAAACCAATTGAGCACGGTGCCAACATTGTGGTTGAATCAATTACCAAATGGGTTGGAGGACACGGAACAAGTATGGGCGGTGCTATTATTGATGGTGAAAACTTTAATTGGGGCAATGGGAAGTTTCCCCAGTTCTCAGAGCCATCGGAGGGCTATCACGGGTTAGTGTTTTGGGATGCATTTGGCGATAAAAGTCAATTTGGCAATATTGCGTTTGCAATAAGGGCCAGAGTTGAGGGGTTAAGAGATTTTGGCCCAGCAATAAGTCCATTCAATTCATTCCTACTTATACAAGGTTTAGAAACTTTATCGCTAAGAATGGAACGTCACTGTGGCAACGCATTGGCATTGGCCCGGTGGTTAGAAAATCATCCAAAGGTTGAGGGTGTTAGCTATCCAGGACTGGAGAGCAGCCCTTACTATCTTGTTGCATCAAAGTACTTGCGCAATGGTTATGGCGGCGTACTTTCGTTTACAATAAAGGGTGATGGAAATCAAACCACAAGGTTTGTGGATAGTCTAAAGCTTGTTAGCCACCTAGCCAATGTTGGCGATGCCAAAACGCTAATAATTCAACCTTCAGCAACTACTCACCAGCAATTGTCGGCCGAGGAGCAGTTGGCAGCAGGAGTAAAGCCAAACCTTTTGAGGGTTTCGGTTGGAATTGAGTATATTGGCGATATAATTGCCGATTTTGAGCAAGCATTCAGAAGAGTTGATGGTTGATGCTGGATGTGTTAATCGTTAATCGTGAAACGTTGGTTTTTCAGGTTTAAACGATTAACGATTCACGTTTAACGAAATACGATTTGTACTATGAAAATTACAGAAGGAAACCTAAGTATTAGTGAGTTATTGTTGGAGTGTGGCGCAACACTTAACAACATAAATGTACATTACCACATTCTTGGAGATATATCAAAGAATCCGAATAAGGTTATTTGGATTTGCCACGCCTTTACCGCTAATAGCAATCCAGCAGATTGGTGGCCCGAAATGGTGGGCGAAGAAAGGGTTTTCGACCCTAATAAAACTCCGATTGTATGCGCTAATATTTTAGGTTCCTGCTACGGAACAACCGGTGCAATGTCTATCAATCCGAGTACAGGTAAGCCTTATTTACGTGATTTTCCGCTAATAACATTTAGAGATGTTGTTAGGGTTAACAACGAGGTGAAAAAGTATCTGTCGATCGATAAAGTTTGGTTGATGATTGGTGGTTCCATAGGTGGTTTTCAAGCAATGGAGTGGGAGTATTTATTCCCGGGAACTACAAAGCATCTTGCATTAATTGCAACTACATCAAAATCGTCGCCTTGGGTTAAGGCTTTTAGCCAATCGCAGCGCTTGGCGCTACTGAGCGACGAGAGTTTTGTTCGCCAAGAGGTTGATGGTGGTAAAAACGGACTAGCCGCAGCTCGCAGTATTGCTTTGCTGAGTTATAGAGGCCGTAGTAGTTACAATATAACACAGCAAGATGAGGACGACGATTTGTTGGAGAACTATCGTGCTTGTACATATCAGAGTTATCAGGGTGAAAAGTTAGTGAAACGATTCGATGCCTACACTTACTACTCCTTAACTCTAACGCTCGATAACCATAATATGGGACGTGGACGTGGCTCTTTAGTGAAAGCGCTGGGTGCAATTGGTGCGAACACTTTGGTAGTAGGAATTGATTCTGATATTCTGTTCCCAATTGAGGAGCAGAAGTTTTTGGCCAACTCAATTCCGAATGCAAAGTACTACGAGATTCACTCGCAATTCTGCCACGATGGTTTTTTGATTGAGTATGAGCAGTTAACCGCGATAATTCGGAAATATTTAAAGGAATTTAATGAGGAAATTTAGATGTCTGAAGTCAGATATCAGACAGAAGACATTAGATTTCTCACTACGTTCGAAATGACAAGAATAACGAATGGGTTCTGTCATCCTGAGCGTAGCAAAGGATCTCTCGCTGCTCTCGAAACCGATCCGCCAAATGGCGGAGAACTTGCTGAAGGCAATAACAAAGAGATCAATTTTAAACTTTTAAAAACAAAAAACAATGGAAACAATATCAATAAATAAATCAAAACAAAGTCAAGTTAAGGAGAATCAGTCGATTCAACGTCAGGTTATAGGTTTAGTTGGATTTGGAACTGTAGGGCAGGGGTTGTACCACGTGCTGCAAGGTGTTCCGGAATCAAAGGCATATATTAAAAAAATCTGTGTGAAGCAGGAGTTTAAAGAGAGACCAGTTGATAAGAAACTTATCACTTTCGATCCAAACGTAATTCTCGATGATCCTGAAATCAACCTAGTGGTTGAACTAATTGACAATGCTGATGATGCCTACAAGTATGTAAAGGCTGCACTATTGTTAGGAAAGAGTGTTGTGTCTGGCAATAAAACAATGCTTTCGCATCACTTGGATGAGTTAATCCGCATACAACGCGAAACTGGCAGTGCCTTGCTTTACGATGCATCGGCTTGTGGTAGTATACCTGTAATTCGTAACCTTGAAGAGTATTACGATAACGATTTGTTGACCTCAATCAGAGGGATTTTAAATGGGTCATCAAACTTCATTTTATCAAGAATTTTCAACCACGGTGAGAGTTACAGTAGTGCTCTTAAAAAGGCACAGGACTTAGGTTTTGCAGAAAGTAATCCAGCCTTCGATGTAATGGGTTTTGATGCCCTTTACAAGTTGATAATTCTTACTGTACACGGCTTTGGAACTTATATTCATCCTAACGATGCTTTTTGTTCTGGAATCCAGAATCTGTCGAAGTACGATATCCGCTACGCTCAGGAGCAGGGTAAAAAGATTAAACTTGTTGCCACATTGCAAAAGTTCGATAGCGGCAATTTTACTATATTTGTTCTTCCAACTCTGGTGAATTCTGAGGATTATATTTATAATGTTGAGGATGAGTTTAATGGTGTGGTGATAGAGGGTGCTTACTACGATAAGCAGTTTATGTTCGGTAAAGGAGCTGGCGGATTCCCAACTGGTTCGGCAGTTTTAAGCGATATATCGGCTCGTTTCCATAACTACCGTTACGAGTATAAGAAGTTGAACTTCTTTACCCCGCCAGCATACACAACCGATGTTACATTGGAGTTATTTATCCGCTATCACGATATGGTTGACCTTTCAATCTTCGATATCTATGAATTAGTGGAGCGTTATAATGGTCCAGAGCATCGCTGGGTAATTG is a window of Tenuifilaceae bacterium CYCD DNA encoding:
- the cysD_1 gene encoding O-acetylhomoserine (thiol)-lyase, whose product is MSQTYHFDTLQVHAGQWVDGETLSRAVPIHQTTSYLFKDSEHGANLFALKEFGHIYTRLSNPTTDVLEKRLSALEGGTAALVVSSGHAAQFIALSNILCAGDNFISSPYLYGGSHNQFKVAFKRLGIEARFAVSLNPIDFKTLIDENTKAIYLETIGNPSFCVPDFDEFARLANQYAIPLIVDNTFAGAGYLCKPIEHGANIVVESITKWVGGHGTSMGGAIIDGENFNWGNGKFPQFSEPSEGYHGLVFWDAFGDKSQFGNIAFAIRARVEGLRDFGPAISPFNSFLLIQGLETLSLRMERHCGNALALARWLENHPKVEGVSYPGLESSPYYLVASKYLRNGYGGVLSFTIKGDGNQTTRFVDSLKLVSHLANVGDAKTLIIQPSATTHQQLSAEEQLAAGVKPNLLRVSVGIEYIGDIIADFEQAFRRVDG
- the hom gene encoding homoserine dehydrogenase, producing the protein METISINKSKQSQVKENQSIQRQVIGLVGFGTVGQGLYHVLQGVPESKAYIKKICVKQEFKERPVDKKLITFDPNVILDDPEINLVVELIDNADDAYKYVKAALLLGKSVVSGNKTMLSHHLDELIRIQRETGSALLYDASACGSIPVIRNLEEYYDNDLLTSIRGILNGSSNFILSRIFNHGESYSSALKKAQDLGFAESNPAFDVMGFDALYKLIILTVHGFGTYIHPNDAFCSGIQNLSKYDIRYAQEQGKKIKLVATLQKFDSGNFTIFVLPTLVNSEDYIYNVEDEFNGVVIEGAYYDKQFMFGKGAGGFPTGSAVLSDISARFHNYRYEYKKLNFFTPPAYTTDVTLELFIRYHDMVDLSIFDIYELVERYNGPEHRWVIAKVKLSTLIKVKDLISKLNLFIAFTGNLDFKSGNL
- the metX gene encoding homoserine O-acetyltransferase, with product MKITEGNLSISELLLECGATLNNINVHYHILGDISKNPNKVIWICHAFTANSNPADWWPEMVGEERVFDPNKTPIVCANILGSCYGTTGAMSINPSTGKPYLRDFPLITFRDVVRVNNEVKKYLSIDKVWLMIGGSIGGFQAMEWEYLFPGTTKHLALIATTSKSSPWVKAFSQSQRLALLSDESFVRQEVDGGKNGLAAARSIALLSYRGRSSYNITQQDEDDDLLENYRACTYQSYQGEKLVKRFDAYTYYSLTLTLDNHNMGRGRGSLVKALGAIGANTLVVGIDSDILFPIEEQKFLANSIPNAKYYEIHSQFCHDGFLIEYEQLTAIIRKYLKEFNEEI